A genome region from Mycobacterium sp. 3519A includes the following:
- a CDS encoding putative quinol monooxygenase has translation MVIVAGHVVVDPKQRDDYLAGCVEVVRQARRTAGCLDFSIAADLLEPGRVNIFERWETQAAVEAFRGSGPSDEQGAAIEAGSVAEYDVEGERSLF, from the coding sequence ATGGTGATTGTCGCGGGACACGTCGTGGTCGACCCGAAACAACGCGACGACTATCTCGCCGGCTGCGTGGAGGTGGTTCGTCAGGCGCGCCGCACCGCGGGCTGCCTTGATTTCTCGATCGCGGCGGACCTGCTGGAGCCGGGCCGGGTCAACATCTTCGAACGGTGGGAAACGCAGGCCGCGGTCGAAGCCTTCCGCGGTTCCGGTCCCAGCGACGAACAGGGTGCGGCGATCGAAGCGGGCTCGGTCGCCGAGTACGACGTCGAAGGTGAGCGCAGCCTCTTCTGA
- a CDS encoding DUF1918 domain-containing protein has product MKAKVGDYLVVKGTTVEQHDRRGVITEVRSDDGSPPYVVRWLSTDHTATVYPGPDAVVVTPAEQEAADARHRSG; this is encoded by the coding sequence ATGAAAGCCAAAGTCGGCGATTACTTGGTGGTCAAGGGAACCACTGTCGAGCAGCACGATCGGCGCGGCGTCATCACCGAGGTCCGTTCGGACGACGGGTCACCGCCGTATGTGGTCCGGTGGCTGAGCACCGATCACACCGCTACGGTGTATCCGGGCCCGGATGCAGTCGTCGTCACGCCCGCCGAACAGGAAGCGGCGGACGCGCGGCACCGATCTGGATAG
- a CDS encoding cytochrome c biogenesis CcdA family protein — protein sequence MDQDLLGLAFAAGLVAALNPCGFAMLPAYLALVVRGEDTSRRTAVARAVTATAAMALGFIAVFTGFGLLTVSVASTVQRYLPYVTTAIGIGLVALGVWLLAGREFTPLRPLARGARGAPTARLGSMFGYGVSYAIASVSCTVGPFLAVTAAGLRSGSAVGAVAVYLAYAAGFTLVVGVLAVAAAVTASTVTARIRRIMPYVNRISGALLVVVGGYVGYYGFYEIRLFGGNGSPEDPVIGAAGRVQAAIAGWVHQHGAWPWLAALAVVVVAAFSVRARYRRADRATAGDES from the coding sequence ATGGATCAAGACCTGCTGGGCTTGGCGTTCGCCGCGGGCCTGGTGGCGGCGCTGAACCCGTGCGGATTCGCCATGTTGCCCGCATATCTCGCTCTTGTGGTGCGCGGCGAGGACACCAGCAGGCGCACCGCGGTGGCGCGCGCGGTGACCGCCACAGCGGCGATGGCGCTCGGCTTCATCGCGGTCTTCACCGGGTTCGGTTTGCTCACGGTGTCGGTGGCCTCGACCGTGCAGCGGTACCTGCCGTACGTCACCACGGCGATCGGTATCGGCCTTGTCGCCCTTGGGGTTTGGTTGCTCGCCGGACGCGAATTCACCCCGCTGCGCCCGCTGGCGCGTGGCGCGCGCGGGGCGCCGACGGCGCGACTCGGGTCGATGTTCGGCTACGGCGTCAGCTATGCGATTGCGTCAGTATCGTGCACCGTCGGGCCGTTTCTGGCGGTCACCGCCGCGGGGTTGCGCAGCGGTTCGGCCGTCGGCGCGGTAGCGGTGTACCTGGCCTACGCAGCTGGTTTCACCCTCGTGGTCGGCGTGCTGGCCGTGGCCGCCGCGGTGACCGCCTCGACCGTCACGGCGCGGATTCGCCGAATCATGCCGTATGTCAACCGCATCAGCGGCGCGCTGCTCGTCGTCGTCGGCGGCTACGTCGGCTATTACGGGTTCTACGAGATCCGGCTGTTCGGCGGCAACGGCAGCCCCGAAGATCCGGTGATCGGGGCGGCTGGCCGGGTGCAGGCTGCGATCGCCGGCTGGGTGCACCAGCACGGCGCGTGGCCGTGGTTGGCCGCGTTGGCGGTGGTGGTGGTCGCGGCGTTTAGTGTGCGCGCGAGATATCGCCGTGCAGATCGGGCCACGGCGGGCGACGAATCATAG
- a CDS encoding chorismate mutase has protein sequence MKFGDAVRPCATALCAAVAFAMLPMAPARGDDANPLVALVDAAAQRLQTADPVAATKWIKGGSIEDPPRVEQVLSTVAADAKRRGVDSGYVRRIFTDQIDATTGIEYTRFGQWKLDPGSAPAQAPDLTASRDVIDRLNAQMVEQIAVQSPVLHSPDCLRTLDDAKAAVAVARTLDPLYRQGLDYSTHSYCGA, from the coding sequence ATGAAATTCGGTGACGCCGTCCGACCCTGCGCGACCGCTCTGTGTGCCGCGGTGGCCTTCGCGATGCTGCCGATGGCGCCCGCGCGGGGCGACGACGCCAATCCTCTGGTGGCACTGGTGGATGCGGCCGCTCAACGGCTGCAGACGGCGGACCCGGTGGCGGCGACCAAGTGGATCAAAGGCGGTTCGATCGAAGACCCGCCACGTGTCGAACAGGTGTTGTCCACCGTGGCCGCCGACGCCAAACGCAGAGGTGTGGACAGCGGGTACGTCAGGCGGATTTTCACCGATCAGATCGACGCGACCACAGGCATCGAGTACACCCGCTTCGGCCAGTGGAAGCTCGACCCCGGATCGGCGCCCGCCCAAGCGCCCGACCTGACCGCGTCACGAGACGTCATCGACCGGTTGAACGCTCAGATGGTCGAGCAGATCGCCGTCCAGTCTCCGGTGTTGCACTCCCCCGACTGCCTGCGCACCCTCGACGACGCCAAAGCCGCCGTCGCCGTCGCACGCACGCTCGACCCGCTGTACCGGCAGGGGCTCGACTATTCGACGCATTCCTATTGCGGTGCATGA